Within Rhodothermaceae bacterium, the genomic segment GATCGCGCTAAGGTAGCGCTAATCAGGCAGAACCGTCCTGCTATAAGATCTAAGATGAGTGCGACTCCCATTGCACCCAACTTGGTTGAACGGCTGATTCAGGCGTACCCCGAAAATATTGCCGGATTCAAAGATTCTAGTGGTGATTTAGGAAGTATTCGGGCCATGATTCGCAATTTCCCCGAGATACAAGTTTTTGCAGGCAGTGAGCATTTTTTACTGGACACGCTTAGGGCAGGAGGGGCTGGCTGCATCAGTGCAACAGCAAACGTAACCTCACCGATGGTCGCGCATCTGTTGGCAAATTGGGAGTCTCCTGAGGCGGATTTGCTGCAGGA encodes:
- a CDS encoding dihydrodipicolinate synthase family protein, which translates into the protein MSATPIAPNLVERLIQAYPENIAGFKDSSGDLGSIRAMIRNFPEIQVFAGSEHFLLDTLRAGGAGCISATANVTSPMVAHLLANWESPEADLLQERLSRIREAVEQWPMIAALKSLMQDLTGRDAWMNLRPPLSPLPPNEAKRCIQLYKTVFTAATRSPYSHR